tatgatgaaaatgcaatccaatcataaccaaaacaaaagaaagcATGTCAGTACAAATACATAAATAGCAAATAGAGCACCTACTTGGGTAACCATTAGGGTTTGGAGTGACTCTACTTAGGGTTGGGCTCTTAAAGCTCGCTATATGCGATTTAGCTCTAAgaaaagggtacctgaaccagcagattcctcaacccTTACCCATTATAGACTCatgtggatcgagttcagttcaggggaatacattttcctatggccatgcagaggtgaaaaccttacgaatgcatagtttctcacttccacttaaaaggtgtgaccacaacggtcatgcaatatgATGTAGGAATATCCTATGAAACTTAAATCACAACAAACATATGACATATTGCAAACAAATCCGACAAAAGAACcatgatttttcaaatcaaattttaatttttgacaaaggacagaaaataatcaattttacggcttgactctcttattggtctccagtggagtcgccaagctgtcgaaaccattttaagTTTGAAAAACGGGAATtgactttaaaataaaatatggagtcgccaccaatcctttttgcttaggtgtgatcggatcacctaataaaacgttttgatttaaaatattaattttggcctacgaaattcaagaaaatgggttcgggagtcgggtacgtacgaggaaggattaacaccctcgcaacgcccaaaattggtacctaatcgattaattaatgtcctaatgtcgaaaatttaaaattattttaaaaatacaatcccATTTTAAAGTGTTTGAATATACTTGAATTGGATGCTAatattctcttgttccgaaggaataaaatatcacatccagtacgttaggataCGACAATACAAACCCTCGAAACCAAgatcatctcatgatttccaaaattcatgcattgaaatttcaaaaggatattcggttatttggtcAAACGGTAAATCGAAATCCAACACGTTAGAGCACGATTTCTTGAATTTTCAAATATGAACTATTGCCTTATTTtcgaaaacttttgaataataatATCAAGTGCAAGAGGTGTATTTTTTACTTTGAAACCATGATATGCGAATGCAATTGCCACGTAAACAAGATCAAATGCACTAATAAAACAATTTGTGATGATCACCTAATATACAATATTTACAAACTAACATGATAATCAAAgacaaatgaattaaaagacatatataaaaattaaaaacaaagcaaATCGAAATAGAGTGTaaaaacaatttgaaaataataataaatgaattcaaaataataatatgagaaaaGAATCCGAAAATCAATAAtatacaaaatgaaaaaaaatatatatatgacaaaATCTAAATTAagtaatgtatatacatatataaaaaagcGAAATAAATCACATGAAGAAAAGTTCAAAATAAACAATAagtacatttaaaataaataatttgtataagtgttggaaatatatattatttaaaaatctgaaataaataaataaaatagaaatttgtaaaaaaaatgaaaaaaaatgaataaataaatacaaaaagggaaaaaatataatataataataatataaattgattAGTTTGGTAATAGGacagtaataatagtaataatacggtaataaagtagaaaataataatggaatattaataagcatgataatatattaatgataaaaatagaaatgataggttaataatgataataaaagaaaagaaaataacactatattaataaaaataataataataataggttaataataatagtaataaaaaggtgaaaataataaaaaaataataaaaatattattacgttactactaataataataaaaaagaaaacagtaaTAGTATATAGAATAATAGTAAaagtagtaaaaataataattacaataataatattaaaaataacactcTCCCCCTCCCTTCTAAAACATCGGTCTGGATTTGCTCCGGTCACCGGACCTCCATGCGCTGTCGTAGGCGCAATCGTACAGGCGGCCGGAcctaaaaaaaacctttttttaggAATTTCAAAATAGGTAAGCTTCTTCctctttatttttactttcgtatgtaaaaaaaagagtaaaataaaattgaaagataaaataaaataaacaaagaacttaaaactaGAATAGACGAAAAAAACACCACTTTCGCTCTGATTTTTGATTAATCTCCTTTTTTCTCCAAAAACTAACACCCCttttacaataattttaaatggcttttatagccaaattttacaactgATTCCTATTTATTTTTGCAGGCAAGTGGGGTGATGAAGTTAGTGAGGTAGTTTAGTGGTCGGTTTAGTAGGGTGTTGGAGTTAGTGGAGTGGTTTAGTAGGGTGGTATTTGGGTTGTAAATGGACTTTGTATCTTAGATTGTTGTTTATTGAGCCCCGAGCTAAAATTGGGCTCTACAATGAACTTAATTGAATACTTAGATAATAATAAAAgacaaattatttattaaaaaataaaaaagaatattgTATCATAATATCTAACATATCATATCTTAGTGGGTTTTATTATAAGAGGAGAGAATAAGATCGGAggtgaattaaaattttattttaataatataataatagcatttattatattaaaatatatttaccaATTTAAACggtatatatatcttttataataGTTTAAACAGTATTTTTtggtttgaagaaaaaaaaaatcttttaagaAACCAATCAACTCAGCTtaacttttaaaaacaaaaatagaagCGGTTAAAATCTCCGGATTTTCAGAGACGGATGCCAACTCCTCCTGAACCAAATGACGAAAATGCAATTATTCTATCGAGATTAACAAATAGTTTGCCTTCTTTTCAAGGCTAATTTCATGAAAAAGGAATAACTCGCGAACGTGGGCTACTGTGACGGCATATTCAAAAAGCGAAAGGACAGAGCAGATTATTGGACACGCGAACGAATCAAAATCGCACACGCcactaaaaaacaaaaaagatactaagatcaaaaattaaaaagaaaaaaaaaagaaagaaaaaaaggaggaGCGGTTTCTACGTTAAAAGCTAAACAGAAAAAAAGGGGGAGCGGTTTCTACGTTAAAAGCTAaacatcttttctttcttttgtaatACAGCTGCTAAGGGAGAAAGCAAGCAAAGCAAACACTTGAAACTAAATTCTGCATTCAACTCTTGAGGTGCAACTAACTTACTTTGTAAGTCTCTTGTTGTTTgatctttctttctcattttcttttttcttttccttgtttgTTTTTGTCTTGAAATTTGGCTGTATTTGAAGTTATTTTTATGGAACCCAGTTTGCATTGAATGTTTGGGAGTTAGGTGTCTGAACATGGGTTTAACAAGGAACCTGCATAATTGCATATGAAGAGATGTCATGTCTGCATatgatgtttttcttttttctgtgaATTTGAGTGGTTAGGGCTTTGTTTGCTTAGAATTAGCTTTAATCATTCTATCATTTTTCTATATATATGCCATATACTTGCAAATAGCTTCATTACCAACTAATGTTTATATGTCATTATATTCTTGTCCAGGCCAAATACAAAGCAACAAAAAAAGGAAGTGAAGTTCTTGAGGAAGAGTAATTTGGAGTTTTTGAGAGTTTGAGCTTTGTAAACAGTTATTCGACCGTGTATATAAACAATGGATGATTATCTTGATCAGTAtttctcatcatcatcatcgtcagATGTGAATGTCAAGGAAAGATCATATTGGGTCCATAATGAACCTGATCAACCAAATGAAGTGTTTCCTAGTTCGCGCTTCAATAGCATCGAGTGTTTAGCTGCACAAAATACGCCACCTGTAGTTCATAACCGAGGGTCAGGTTGTAGTGTTGAACATGGTTTGCTGTATGGAGAAGGTGGTTTACAAATGAATGGTGAAAATTGCAGTGGTAACTCTTCACAAGAGATGATGAATGGAAGCTTCGAACTCAGAAACCTGGGACTGCAATTGGACACAGATGTTCATTCCTCGGGCTCATTGAGCCTTGTTTCTTCAAATGATGTTCCAGTTGTTGGTGACATGATCCCATCTTTATCGTTTAATGAGAGAGGGCGTATGATAAGCAATGGAGGTGACTCTTCTGAGTTTCTGAGATCATTTACAGGCTTGGAAACTCTTTCTCCAATTCCACAATTATGGCGTCTACAACCTTATGACTCTGTTTCTTCCCTTCCCACTTTGGTGGGACAAACCAAAGTAGATGATGAAGGCAATACTAACAGATTTATTGAGATCGATGAAATTCTGCAACCTGAGAACTTATCTGCTTCCATCAATGCAAAGGTACTAATTTTAATTATGACTAGTTTGTATGGTTCATTTAACTGGCTCTACAGTATCGTCTGTATTGGGGCTTGGTTTCTGAATAATCTCTTGTTGCTCATGTCAATGTATCAGGGACAACAAGACATGCAGAATTCCTTTTACTCTTCTTTTCCCGCTGACCACCATATAACAAAGACCATGATTGGGTTGCCATCTCTGGTGCAGGTACTTGTAGTGGTCTCAGCCATATAATCTGGATTTATGGTCTCATCATTTTACTACTACTGATAGATTAAATACAAAGGTTATTATTTGTAAACTTATATTACAGGGTGCATCCCCTAACCTGAACAATGGTTCCGACCGAACTGCGAAGCCTCGAGTAAGGGCACGTCGAGGTCAGGCTACTGATCCACACAGCATTGCAGAGAGGGTCAGTTGTAATGTTTCCTGTTGTCTAAGTTTCATATACTTGAATTGTTTTTGAGATTATAAGTTGCTTGATTTTTTGTTCCAATGCAGCTTCGAAGAGAGAAGATTGCTGAAAGAATGAAAAACCTGCAAGAACTTATACCTAATTCCAATAAGGTATTCTCTTCTGGATGCTACATTTAACCAGGTCTACAGGCAGACATTCTGCTTCTGTTATTGTttgttttacaatgaaatttaCATGCAATATCTTGGCAATATGAACTGCAAGCATAAATTCTGCAGTTCTTACCCCATCTCAATTAAGTAAAGGTCAAGTAACACACAAGAATGATGAACAATCTTCATCATTCTGCAGATTATAGAGAAAAGAGGATACTTaagtttcaaaataaattatgcaCAATGATTAGCTGATGAGCATTAATGAAACACTGCAGACAGACAAAGCCTCTATACTTGATGAAATCATAGGGTACGTCAAGTTTCTTCAACTCCAAGTCCAGGTAAGACCAACTTTTTTGTTAATATCGAACATCCAAGCTTCAGAAGTTGAGCTTAAACTGACTCggttttaagttaaattttaaccAGATTTTGGCTACTTTGCTTCTGAAAATTATTTGCAGGTACTAAGCATGAGCAGGCTTGGGGCAGCAGCTGCGGTTGTTCCTCTCATCACTGATGGTCGAGCTGAGGTGTGGcaaattctttcttcttttaaGTTGATGCACTTTTTGATCATTATTATGATCTAAACATCCTTTTGTAATGGTTGGAGCAAAATTCTGTTTGTCAGGGATCTAATGGTTTATCACTTGCACCATTAGCGGGTCAAGGGGTTGATTTTTCACCATCTCCTGATCAAGTTGTTTTCGAACAAGAAGTGGTGAAGCTCATGGAATCCAATATGACAATGGCCATGCAATATCTACAAAGTAAAGGTTTCTGCCTTATGCCTGTTGCACTTGCTGCCGCCATATCCAATGTTAAGTCATCCACATCCTCATCGTCATCAGTTCCTGCTTCTGACGAGAGTAAGAAACTTGGCTTCACCAACAGTACTTTAATCAACAACAcctgcagcagcagcagcagcagtagCAGTAACAGCAGTGGTAGCTTACCTGGTGTTGGGATTCCAAACATCAACGCTGATGGCAATTTTATGACTGGAATGCTTGGTTCTGATATTATGGCCAAAGGTTGTACTGGCACCTTCAAACAAGAGGAACTCAAGACTCTTTGCACTGCCAAATGACTGAATCCCAATACCATAAACAGCAAACTTGTCCACTAATATGCCAATTAACCTAGTAGATAAAACACTAGTTGTTTTAAACTGTCGAAGGCTAtctttgttcccttttctatatttctaatatatatgcatatagaAGACAACCCAAACAAAAGAGAATGAGAAATAATTGTTTAGCAAAGCTTGAGCAGTTTACTAATTATAATAGGGAAAACTAGctttttaatttaaatcatattctACAGTTAACTCTTCTTAATCTCAGTTTTGAAGAATACAAAACATTGGGGGGAAAATTGGGGGGCCTGGTTAATGGCTTCATCTATATATGGGAACAACAATGGGGGCAATACATACAATACAATAATTACATTCCTAATATCGTGCCTTTTATCTTATGCATAATACTTGAGGAAGAAAGGCCGAAAAGattgaaaaataaaactaaaagagaGATATTTCTAAGTTGGGTAGAATGGAATCTAAAGTGAGTCAAAGGTTTGTCAATAACCGTTCACAGTTTTGTGGGGTTTCTTCTTGAAATTTGAGATGCTACAGTGTGGACAAACGTACTCCAGCCCATCTGTTTTTGCATAATCCTGCCATTCACAAGACAAATATATCGAGTTAATTGCAACAAAATAGAATAGGTTATTGACTCGATTGCCAACAATGAAAGCAGCTATATTGCTGCGagactttatttttctttatttgtatCTGACAACTCATTTTTGACATATATTGGATATTGGTATGGGGATATGATCCTCTAAAGAccctccatatatatatatataaaacactCTAGAAAAATTAAATACACCTCCGTAGGATACATACCCATATCCAATAATCAAACCTGAGTCCGTGAAACTAGGAAAGTATTATCATACTATATGTATTGAATTCAGTGCGGAAGACATAAAAAACATGTTTTTAGTTGCAGGTAAGGCAGACTTTTGCTGAACTCGTCCAAAACCATACAAAATATAACTTATGTTACTCTGATGTTTTTAGTTGCATTTCTCTCTTGATAAGTAAATTTTTGAGAAGGTATACCTTAAAGGCTCCAAGACCCTGCCGCCTATCACAGCCAAAGTGTGCCCACTCATCACAAACTCCACAGTTGACCCAGTCACCTGCTGCACTACTGTTGCCACACAGAAACTCACCAGTGTCAGGGCTGCAAACTCACAATGGTCATGTAAATTGTGTGAAGTGAGTGCATATGTGTGTGTGTCTGTGAGAGAGAGAGACCTGTGACACAACAAACAGCATTCTCCATCCACATCATCATGAGCCAATTCATACTCTAAAAGGTAAGTCTCATAATGTCTTTTCAGAGTGTTGCCCACTCCCTAGGaacaaacaacaaacaaaattagACAAAAACATAGAGCGGAAAACACAAAATGCCATTTAAAGAAATTAAGGATCAAAAGGACAGAAATATTGAAGCAACGGACAGGATCTTGTCGTTTTTATTGAAGCTCTACAAAAATTGCAAACtatcttgaaaaaaaatattatcagaAAGGAAATCTACATGGCTGACAACTTGAACACATACAGTCATTCTATTTGTCAATGTGTGATTGCGCATCTTCGAAAAAACTTGTCCCTTCCAATTTATGCCATTCCCAACATGAAAGCCTCCTCTTGACACCACCTGTAAGGGACATATTAAaatacttctttttcttttacagaTTTCAATCATATTTTGCACAAAGAATAGCTTACCTCTCTATACAAGTTGTAAAGGTCAAGCCGCTTTGCATTCAGAATGGCATCAGGAAACTCAGCTAACCCCCCTTGAGGAACAAGACGAGTATGTCCCCGAACTATCAGAAACTGCATTACATCTCTCAGAAACTCCTCCTGCCCGAAAATAAATTGacatgaggaaaagaaaaaaagaatatatTAGAGTAACAAAGTTGCAGAGATACTAAATTATGCAACCTTCAAAAATTACTTCTCTAGTTGACTAATAGACTCACCCAAACACCTATCCTTGTTTGTGTGAGGAAGAAAAGCAGGTCAACAGAGAGATATAACAGAGAAAATTAACCAATTATTCTGACAAGTCAATACATTTTCTATAAAAACTTCATTATCACAGTACTAGTTCGTCTCTAGACCTGAGCATGCAATAATAGTCAATTACATTAGAAAAGCAAAATAGTTAATGAATTTTTTCCTAAATCCTGACACGTGCATAAGATTTTTCTTAGTAATATCAGAGCATCAACTATGACATTCCCAATCGAGAGATTGCAAGCCCCATAAGCTAGAGTGGATAAAAATTTGTGAAGTTAAGAGAACAATGTCCATAAAGGCATATGAATCTTAGCATAGATCATGATCTTACACTATAGTATGTAAATAAACCCCAAATGCGGGTACCATATAAACAAATTCTTAAACTCTGAGAAGATGACTAACCTCTGAGCAAACCTGTATCGGGGCTCGATCACAACCATGTTTCTTGAGAGGTAACGGATTTAAAGAAATAATCTGCTGGGCCTGATGAGAATTTGATAATGCTTTCCGATGTGTAACAGGAGCAGGTGGCTTCACAGGTACTATTGGCAAGTTAACTTTTCCTTGGTCACCATCATATCTCTCAGCCTCGGAAAATCCAGAAAACGGAAGCATCTTATGACGATGGGTACGAGGAATTGGCCTCATAGCAGCAACATTTGGTTTCAGTCTTACATTACCATTTAAACCTTCCATGATAGTACAGTTTAG
The sequence above is drawn from the Gossypium hirsutum isolate 1008001.06 chromosome A05, Gossypium_hirsutum_v2.1, whole genome shotgun sequence genome and encodes:
- the LOC107958820 gene encoding uncharacterized protein; the protein is MDDYLDQYFSSSSSSDVNVKERSYWVHNEPDQPNEVFPSSRFNSIECLAAQNTPPVVHNRGSGCSVEHGLLYGEGGLQMNGENCSGNSSQEMMNGSFELRNLGLQLDTDVHSSGSLSLVSSNDVPVVGDMIPSLSFNERGRMISNGGDSSEFLRSFTGLETLSPIPQLWRLQPYDSVSSLPTLVGQTKVDDEGNTNRFIEIDEILQPENLSASINAKGQQDMQNSFYSSFPADHHITKTMIGLPSLVQGASPNLNNGSDRTAKPRVRARRGQATDPHSIAERLRREKIAERMKNLQELIPNSNKTDKASILDEIIGYVKFLQLQVQVLSMSRLGAAAAVVPLITDGRAEGSNGLSLAPLAGQGVDFSPSPDQVVFEQEVVKLMESNMTMAMQYLQSKGFCLMPVALAAAISNVKSSTSSSSSVPASDESKKLGFTNSTLINNTCSSSSSSSSNSSGSLPGVGIPNINADGNFMTGMLGSDIMAKGCTGTFKQEELKTLCTAK